In uncultured Fretibacterium sp., the DNA window ATCCACAAAGCGGTTCCCGTCCGGCTCTCCCCCTTCATAATGACGGGTGAAGCGGGCCAGTCGGCGCAATTCCTTTAAGCAGGCGACCGGCCCTCTGCGGCTACAAGCCGCAGATGCCGTGTCGTTCGCTTATGTCGAAGCGAAGCCCTGTGGCTTCGGCTTCGACGACGAGGAAAACGACATCCCGTTTGTCGTCGATATCGCGAGCCAAGTCGGGCAGAAGGGACCGGAGCATGGGGACGAAGAACCGGGTCAGCAGGTCCTTCCAGAGCAGGTCATCGTGGCGCGGTTCGACGCCGTCCTTTGCCCCGGTATTCGCCGAGCGAGCCTTCCCTTTTGGACTCAATGCCTCACCTCGTTTCGTAATGCTCGTATACAGGCTTCGGCAGAGCCCGTATAACGAAAGCCAAGGCTGTTTCGGTAGGGGATATCGCTTCGAGATTCCATTTCCGCGGACCGTTACCGTCCTCCGCCATCTCGGCCTCCTCACTGTATCCTTCCGCCTTTTTACCCTTTTTACCCTTTTTGCATTATAGCATCAGCCCCGTGCCGGAAACGGCAATACCCGAAGGCGGCGTCCGGCATGGCCCTGTTCGCGAAGGCCATCCTCGAACAAACTCGAACAAAGCAGACAGATGAAGAGCAGGACCCTCGATGAAAGGGTCCTGCTCTTCATTGTTCAGAGCTCGTTGGAGATACCCACCCATTCATTCTCGCCTTTACGAAAATAAATTATCCGTGGGATATCATCCTTGTAGCTCTTACCTCTGGGAACGTAGACGGTTATCTCCCCCGTCCGCACGATGCTCCAGCCCCCAGGGTTTGCATTCGAATCTGCGTCTGCCGGCACGCCGCCCTCCACGAGGGGCAGATCAATCCCCTTGGGTCAGGTATAGTAGACACCCGATACCCAAACATCGCTCCAGCCCTGTTGAAGCAGATATTCACGCGCCGCCGGGGTAACGTCCACGCTGACAACCGCTGCCAGGATAAAGCATAGGGAACGGACAGATCTCACGACCCCACTCGGCACGACATCACAACCCCCGATTTTGCCTCCAGCTCAAGGGTAACGAGTCGCCTCATGTAGCGGCGCAGGAAATCGCTCTTCTCAATCGACTCTCCACCCTCATCCGTAAAATAGCATCCCGGGTCCAGAGGAGCGGAGGCCTCCTTGCCATTAACATTGAGGGTGAGAATCTCCGTCCCTTCCTCCCCAGGCTCAACCCGCTCAAGGGTCCCCGTCACCTCGAGAAGCTCCATATCCGTCACGGCATGGGCGGACAGGGACAAACCGGAAAGCACCAAAACCACTGCGGCAAAACCCAGCAACATACGCGTCAGGATCACTCGCATGCTCCATTCACCCTCTCCTGTTTCCTTGCTTTCTTATCTCTCAATTTTCACCGTATCTCACTTCACTGCATTTCATCCAGCATCCTGGAGTCGAAATCGCGCCAATAATCCACGTAGGGGCTTCCAGGGTTCAATGGCAGATCCCCTTCTCTGGGCAACCTTATCTCCAGCAGGTTCTGAGCCAGCCGACGCACCTCAGGAAACTCCACCTCAGCCTCCTTCAGGGCTCCCGAGCGTTTTTCCTCCGCGGAGAAAAGCAGCCTCCCCCGCACTCCCGTGACACCCGTGAGTTTCACATTCTTCAGCAACATCGGCTTGAAGGTGGCCTTGCCCGTATCGACATCCAGGATATAGACCCGCCCTACGCCCCTTTCGGACACGACACAGACGTCCTGAGATACTTTCTGGGGGATATAGGTAGTGACAACCAGCTTTCCCTCGTAAAAATAAGGTGCGGTAGTCACGAATTCAGCCTCGTTGCGATTGTCCTCCGCCTTCAGCCGCAGGGCCCATCCCTTTTCAGTGGGGGAGATATCCCCGGGATCCTTCCACACAAGGTTGATATCCTCGCTGACCAGGGGCCGCAGGTCTTTGGTCGTCTCCATACCCGTCAGACGCCCCAGCTGCAGGCAGAAGATAAACTGCTGTTCGTTATGCACCCTTCTCGTGGGATCGGTTCCCGAGCCCGGGGCTAAAACGTCGCAGGTGCCGCCAATCAACACCGAATTTCTGGAAAACTTCCTGCGGAGCTTCAGGAGCGCCTTGGGGATCGCCACAGGCTTTCCCTCCAGAACTCCGTTCGCGGTCACAGTCGTCAGACGGAAAAGGCTCTTCAGCTCCCAATTTGAGACATTTTTCCCCGCCACATCGCAGCTCAACACATTACCCTCGCTGTCCGCCGTAAAGAATTCCGTCAGGATCCTGTTGCCTTTCTTCAACTTGATGAGCGTCAACGGCGCTATAGCCATGCCCAGAGGAGCCGGTTTCCCGAGGTGGTGGATCAGAGCGGAATCATCCAGTTTTTTATAAATTTGTCCATTCCCGGGATTCACGACAAAGATGGCCTTGCCCTGGGAATCCGCGCCAAGGTTATACCCCACTCCGCCGGGCAGAATACCGACGGTCCGCCCCGACCCGAAGTCCTCCGAGATGTTGCAAAAGTTCAGAGCCTGGATTGTCAGTCCCAGGTCGCTGTAGTCGAAATTCTTTCCGGAAGAATTCTCCGCAGCAAGCCCCCAGCGCCGAACCCCCTTGATGGGAGGAGTCTCCGCCGTATCGTAACGGACATTGTCCACAGCCCACAGGAAGGCGGGCGAGGGGCGAATCGTCGAGATGTCCATGGCGTAGAGTCCGTTGCCCCCATTTCCCATGGTCCCCACCAGGACATGCTTCTGGTCCTCGGAGACAATGCCATCCGTCAACAGCCCATCCAGCAGCGTCACCGGCATGGACCTTCGGGAATCCTTACCGTCGCCGTCATACCACATCCCCGTACCGTCCTTGTACTTCATCACTCGTGCCCGTCCCTGGAGGACGCTCGGAGGGATGAAGCCCCAGATCTCGTCCCCCGTCTCCACATCCAGGACATGCAGCGTTCCCCGGTTCGTATGGAGAAAGACAACCTCGTCGCTCGCCGGACCAACCGTCAGGAAATTGGAGCTCTGCATATCCCCCAGCGGAGTAGGATCCGCAGAGGTCGGCCTGGGAAAGGAGATGAGCCAGTTCCGGAAATCATCGGGCCTCGAAGGGACCTGAGCAAGACTCTGGAACGCAGACGAGGCAAAACTCTTCAACCTACTGACCGCCCGGGACATATCCCCCTCAGCACCCTCGGAAGCGTAGAGCGGACGATTCTGCCCGACAGCCTGCATCCTGCCCCCCGCCTCCCATTTTTCCTCGAGATGGGTTTCATTCGTTGTGGTGTCGAACGTCAGAACCTTACAGGAAAACCGGGAAAACCACTGGTCGAAGGCCTTGGAGGTATAGCTGGCGTTAAACAGCTTCCCCGTGGCGCCGGCAGCCTGATCCAGCTGAATGAGCGGCGCGCCGGACGGAGCGGGACGGCTCTCCGCGTCAATCTCGCTGAAAACCTCATTCAAGGCCTTGATCAGACCGGGAACGTCGTTTGCGAACAGGGCCGTCCTGGTCTCGTCCTTGACCCACTGCCCCCCTGCCCTTTTAGGCTGTCCATGGGCCGCGATATCGTTCAGCGATTTGCGCAGCTTGACGGAGTTGGGGTCCGTGGCGCCGGGGTCGACGAACCCCACCACCAGCGTGCGTACCCCCTTGTCCATGGCATACTCCTTTTCCCGCCAGGCGTTGTTCCACTTCTCCCGCCCCCGCATTCTCAGGGTGTTCTTATAGAGCTCCAGAGCCGCGGCGGCCGCCGTTCTGGGGGCGTTGGACTCGTCGTTGCCCGCCGTGAAGATGACGACCCAGTTGCTCTGGCAGCTTCCCGTGACGGGGAAATACCCCGCTTTTCCGGTGGAAAACGCAAGGCCGTCCTCGGTTCCACCAGCGGTCCGCGGCGCAAAGAAGTCGATGGCACTGCCTAGGGCTTGCCCCGTGGTCAGCCCCTCCGTGTGCTCCGAAGAAGGATATTCTCTGAGGATAATTCTATCATTACCATATTGAATGACCTTTGGGGAAGATTGGTCATTTGCGTATTGGATTAGCTTTTTCCTATGATGACCATCCCGGTCATATTTCCCTGCATGCTCGGGACGCGCGTAGAGGGACGTGGACAGGGGCGTCTGTCCGTCGGCGAACAGCTCGGGATTGGTAAAATTACTACCACTATACGACTCGACGCCATCGATGTACCGCCGAAACCTACTTAGATTCGGCGTCGGGTCATAGGTCCCCGGCATCCCCGCCCTCTCCACATAGAATTTGTCGAAGGGGACCATCAGAAGAGAACGATTTATCCTGGCCCACGCAGGCGAATCTTTGGTTGCATCATAAAGACCCCGGTTCACGCCAGAGATTGCAAACTGCGACTCGTAATAATTCCCCCCAGACCCCGTCCCATTGTTTCCAAAGCCAATACACCAGCTAGGAGCGGAACCATAGGGAACATCCGACCGCCTTCCCCAGTTCGGCCTTTTATAAACATCCGCCCAATAGTGCCCTGCAGCAAGAACGCTGTCCTCCTGATAGCTGGTAGACATCCCCACGTTCATGCGGGAGAGTAGCCGGGCGTTCTCGGCGCTGGTCAACCGCCAGAGCACCAGCTTCATCATGTACATGCGGCTGTCGTTGGGGACGAGGTCGTTGTAGTTGTGATGCAGTGACTGAGGGGGATAAGGGGAACCCGGATAGTTCGGATACCCCGTTATGACGTCCCCCACACTGACCCCAGAGGGCAGATGCGCATGATAAGCAGCGTTCTTGAACGTCAAGAAATAGGGCTTCGAGGGATCGGAGGTGTAATAGCAGTCCGGATCCCCAATCCTGTTGTTGCTGTTGTCCAGATCCCGGCCATAACGCCCCCAACCTACTGCTGATGACTCATTACAGGGTCGAGCTCCGGAACCATAGGTGCACTCCTTCAGCAGTTGAGCGCGCTGCGAGTGGGAATAGTGGTCCGTCCTCAAAGGCATGATGCCCTTTGGCGAGAAGACCATGGGCGACCCCGTATCCAATAAAAACAACACGTTGGGCGCAGGCACGGAGACCTGCGCTATCGACGCGTAGTCGGTCTTCAGAAATGCCCTCGGCTCGGGCGCCGCCTCGGCGGCGGCACAGCAGAAAAGCAGAAACGCCAAGACGCTCGGGCGAAAAGCCCTGGAGAAAGACGTCATTGAAAAGCCCTCCTTTATCCATTCTCCTTTATTCATTCTCTTTTATCAATCCTCTTCATGAGTCCCCTTATCCTTTTCAAAAACCTCCGTCCTTCGCCAGCAATCCAAAAGCTCAAACAACGGCAGTTTTCTCATATCCCCACTCTCTATGTTCCCTTTTTCACATATTGGAAAAAGGCTTCCTCCGTCCGGCGCAGGGGAGTACTCTGCCCCTCGCGGTACACCTCCACTCGGATCATGTAAGCCCCATAGTTTTTATAGTAGTCCATGGGAACGACATCGCCGGATACGGACTTTCTACTTGGATCCGTGCCCTCCCCCTCATCTTCGTAGGAGTCTCCGTCACCGCTCCCCCCACTGATCCTACTGAGGGGAGAAAGCGAGGGAGGCATCTCCGGAGTAGTGGCAAACCGAATGTCGCTGACCCTGTAATTAGCGTCAAACACCTGGAGCCGCAGCCTTCGTTCCCCCCCCCTGGCACTCAGGGGGACATCCTGGCTCAACACGTCCCCCACGGCCTGGGGCATACAGACTTGAAGGTCGTCCAACCTGCGCACAACAAAATAGTCGTTGGAGGCGCCGCCCCGCCCGTGCAGCACAGGCTCATCCCTGGAGGCCAACTCGATATTCCGGGTGACAATGAACCCCTTGGCCAGCTCAATGTAGCGAACAACTTCCGTCTGCTCCTCGTAACCCTTACGATTTACGACATCCGTCGTAAGCATGGAGTTCGCCAAAGCAAAAACGCCCACTGAAAGTGCCGCCCCCACCAGAATAATCACCAAAGCTGTTATCAAAATGAACCCCGAACGCCTGCCTCCCCGAAGAGAAAATCTCCTTTTCGCCCGTCCGTTCAATTGCGTATCCTCCAAGTCATGCTCTCCACCAGAATGCGATGGTTCCTTCCCTCTCTAATTTCAGGGGCTCCGGCCGGCCACCCTCGAGGACGTACTCCGGAAGCACGCTCAGCCAATGTAACGTTCAGCCCTCTGGCCGCCAGACTGAAAGTCAGAATGCGGTCCTTGGGATTGAAGCGAAACCACGCCCCGACGATATTACGGGCCAACACCCTCACACGACTCGGCCGATCCTGGGGCGGGGTCTCATAAAGCTCCTGAATCAGATCTCCCGAGGCTACCCGCAGCCGCGCCGCCCGAACACGGTGCACCTCCTCCAGCCCATAGAGGACACCACCCAGGAGCACTTTTTTCTTATGGGCCCCCGGAGCGACCGAAACGGCAGTATGACCCGCCGTATTCGCCCTCACCCAAAGAGGGGCGCCAAAGGACGGAAAAACAATCCAACCGTCCGCACTGACCGGAACGGCGCCCCCTCCTATCATCTTCAGATGTAAGCTGTCTCCGGACCAGTACCCCCTGTCGTCAGAGAGCACATTGTAGTTTTCAAGAGTCGAGAGCGTACCCGGCTTTCTCATTCTCTTTCCGAAATCGGAACTGACAAGCACCCCCGTCGGTATGGCCCAGGCATAATAGAGCTCCGAACCGGAATAATAACCGCCATCCAAGGTCTTCACGGCCTTACCCGGCAATTCGCCGGCGGCCACCGTCACAGGCCCCCCCCAAGCCGCGCCCTTCTCCCCCATCAGGGACATTACCGAGGCCTTAGGGGCGTTGTCGTTCTCCGAAAACGCGACGGCAAAGGATCCCTCGTCGTCGCGATTATTGGGCATCCCCATGCCTACGTTACTGAACGTGAGGGAAAGGTCTTGAAAAGCACCCTCGATCTCCTCACGGGCCGTCGCATAGTCCTCCGTATGACCGTAGGACTCAAAAAAAGAATAGAGGGCAACAAAAATAGAACCCCCCACGATGCCTACGATAATTAAGGCAATCAAAACCTCCGTTAAGGTAAACGCACGCCGTCTCATCACCACCCGCCTCCATTATTTCTTACGCCGCTTATGGACGTTGTCCTGAACGGTATTTGAGTTCTGGACATTGAAACGGCGCGAGAAACGAAGATCTCCTCCCCATATCTTGGGAGTGTTTATCGTCAGTTCAATCAGATGGGCTCCATCATGAGTACCACCGAACACGGGAAGCAGGATCATCCCCCCCACAGAAAAACGGCCACTGCTCAGGGCGCTGCCCCCCAACCGCCTTGTGGCCGCCAGCGCGGCTGCATTGAGCATCGACTGATTTTTGATATTTTCAGGCCTCTCCGACTCAAGAGCCTCAAACCAGGACTGAGCCATCAGGAAACCGTCAAGATCCGCCTGAGACTCACTCCTCATACGTACGGCATAGCCTATGCTGGCGAAAATTCCCCCTATCGCAACCAGAACAACCACAATTAAAATCAATGCCTCAGTCAACGCAAAAGCCTTACGCCCCCTCCCCAATGCAAAGGCGGGTAAAACGGTCCTACCGTTCATGCGATCCCTCCGAATTACTCCTCGAACACCAAACAATCGATGTTCCTCAAGTTGAATAAAACACACTATGCCCCTTTAGCATGGTCCTTTAACAGTAACCATAAACTAATAGCCTCTTCGGAAGACAATCCTTGTTCGTAAGCTTATAGATAAAAAGCC includes these proteins:
- a CDS encoding prepilin-type N-terminal cleavage/methylation domain-containing protein, whose amino-acid sequence is MRRRAFTLTEVLIALIIVGIVGGSIFVALYSFFESYGHTEDYATAREEIEGAFQDLSLTFSNVGMGMPNNRDDEGSFAVAFSENDNAPKASVMSLMGEKGAAWGGPVTVAAGELPGKAVKTLDGGYYSGSELYYAWAIPTGVLVSSDFGKRMRKPGTLSTLENYNVLSDDRGYWSGDSLHLKMIGGGAVPVSADGWIVFPSFGAPLWVRANTAGHTAVSVAPGAHKKKVLLGGVLYGLEEVHRVRAARLRVASGDLIQELYETPPQDRPSRVRVLARNIVGAWFRFNPKDRILTFSLAARGLNVTLAERASGVRPRGWPAGAPEIREGRNHRILVESMTWRIRN